The Longimicrobiaceae bacterium genome has a window encoding:
- the hemW gene encoding radical SAM family heme chaperone HemW: MVPRSLYVHVPFCVRRCSYCDFAVHATPRPPVDDWLDAVTAELDLQIAHYGWRAPLFLDTLYIGGGTPSLLGPRGMLRLRERLERVAEWDPEGVEWTAEANPESFTPDVAQGWREAGVNRLSLGVQTFHEPTLRWMGRMHGPEGPVRAMEAARAAGFRNVSLDLIFGLPERLGRSWEGDVEGVLALEPEHISLYGLTAEAATPLGRWVREGREVLADEDRYAREYLHAHARLTQAGFEHYEVSNFGREGHRSRHNFIYWTGAPYAALGPGAHGFRPPVRSWNLRDWEAYRHAIGRGALPLEGEEVVGDEDARLEQVWLGLRTVEGIPTKDINEVQRDLVGLWAQQGWAREESGRVRLTAEGWLLLDRLAVDFAAAGEVS, encoded by the coding sequence ATGGTCCCGCGGTCGCTCTACGTGCACGTTCCGTTCTGCGTGCGCCGCTGCTCGTACTGCGATTTCGCGGTGCATGCGACCCCGCGTCCGCCCGTCGACGACTGGTTGGATGCGGTGACCGCCGAGCTGGACCTCCAGATTGCACACTACGGCTGGCGGGCCCCCCTCTTCCTCGACACCCTCTACATTGGCGGCGGGACGCCGTCGCTGCTCGGGCCGCGAGGGATGCTACGACTGCGGGAGCGGCTGGAGCGGGTGGCGGAGTGGGACCCCGAGGGGGTGGAGTGGACCGCGGAGGCCAACCCCGAGAGCTTCACCCCTGATGTCGCGCAGGGGTGGCGCGAGGCGGGCGTGAACCGGTTGTCGCTCGGCGTGCAGACCTTTCACGAGCCGACCCTGCGCTGGATGGGGCGCATGCACGGTCCCGAGGGGCCGGTGCGGGCGATGGAGGCGGCCCGGGCGGCGGGCTTTCGCAACGTGAGCCTCGACCTGATCTTTGGTCTGCCCGAGCGGCTGGGGCGGAGCTGGGAGGGGGACGTGGAGGGGGTACTGGCGCTCGAGCCGGAGCACATCTCTCTCTACGGTCTCACCGCCGAGGCCGCGACGCCGCTCGGCCGGTGGGTGCGTGAGGGGCGCGAGGTCCTCGCCGATGAGGACCGCTACGCGCGCGAGTACCTGCACGCACACGCTCGGCTGACCCAGGCGGGGTTCGAGCACTACGAGGTCTCGAACTTCGGACGGGAGGGTCACCGATCCCGCCACAACTTCATCTACTGGACAGGGGCACCTTATGCCGCGCTGGGGCCCGGCGCGCACGGGTTCCGGCCTCCGGTGCGAAGCTGGAACTTGAGGGATTGGGAAGCATATAGACATGCGATCGGGCGGGGCGCGCTTCCCCTGGAGGGCGAAGAGGTTGTGGGGGACGAGGATGCGCGCCTCGAGCAAGTGTGGCTGGGGCTGCGCACGGTCGAAGGAATCCCAACAAAGGATATCAACGAGGTACAGCGGGACCTCGTGGGGCTCTGGGCGCAGCAGGGGTGGGCGCGAGAGGAGTCCGGCCGCGTCCGTCTGACGGCGGAGGGATGGCTCCTGCTCGATCGTCTCGCCGTGGACTTCGCCGCAGCGGGCGAGGTGAGTTGA